One Pseudomonadota bacterium DNA window includes the following coding sequences:
- a CDS encoding class I adenylate-forming enzyme family protein, whose protein sequence is MLSKSSSNLADIVWGNRDSEQIALVDAGPDTINSRLSYGDVQQAIQSFPKEFRGKSGLEPGHRVAVVGKNQSAHVLASYGLMHGGYVAVPVNLQLSHEALEHIYRVCDIAATLADRAGLEALPASLASSTRLLALDEPTFYAGREPRPATQGGDDEAVVMFTSGSTGLPKAVPITHNGYLWAMRQFADLIDSLAGQTVLAAAPLFHMNAQFHVQAALAGGATAVVMRRFEAGRFLELIVEESVTRVTGVPTMLALAVREADRRGVRPMRHVQSVAMGSAPLSEALVQEVKSLFPEAVISNGYGTTETGPALFGAHPDGIPTPVQSIGYPLAKAGWDLRDGSDKSQGVLWVKHPMTATGYLGDVAQTEAAFRDGWYCTKDRMVRDEDGFFYFDGRADDMFVCAGENIYPQEVERRMLQHPAVRDVAVVPVPDELKGYLPVAFVVAENTDEATLRDHALRTGPAYAHPRAVYFLDQLPLGSTNKVDRQKLQRLAEQTFQR, encoded by the coding sequence ATGCTATCCAAGAGTTCAAGCAACCTGGCGGATATTGTCTGGGGTAATCGCGATTCGGAGCAGATTGCTCTGGTCGATGCAGGCCCGGATACGATTAACTCGCGCCTGAGTTACGGCGACGTGCAGCAGGCAATTCAGTCTTTCCCGAAGGAATTTCGAGGGAAGAGCGGGCTTGAACCGGGGCACCGTGTCGCCGTCGTGGGTAAAAACCAGTCCGCCCACGTGCTGGCGAGCTATGGCTTGATGCACGGCGGTTACGTCGCGGTCCCCGTCAATCTCCAGCTCTCACACGAGGCGCTGGAGCACATCTACCGGGTCTGCGACATCGCCGCGACGCTCGCCGACCGAGCCGGTCTGGAAGCGCTGCCCGCTAGTCTCGCCTCATCAACTCGTCTGCTGGCTCTCGATGAGCCCACGTTTTACGCCGGTCGGGAACCGCGGCCCGCAACCCAAGGCGGTGATGATGAGGCGGTCGTAATGTTCACGTCGGGCTCCACGGGCCTGCCGAAGGCGGTGCCGATCACTCACAACGGATACCTTTGGGCCATGCGGCAGTTCGCCGATCTGATCGACAGTCTCGCCGGGCAGACAGTGTTGGCGGCTGCGCCCTTGTTTCACATGAACGCGCAGTTCCACGTGCAGGCTGCGCTGGCAGGCGGAGCAACGGCGGTGGTCATGCGGCGATTCGAGGCTGGCCGGTTTCTGGAGCTGATCGTGGAAGAGTCGGTCACCCGCGTAACCGGAGTACCGACAATGCTGGCGCTGGCGGTGCGGGAGGCTGACCGCCGCGGCGTCAGGCCGATGCGGCACGTCCAATCAGTGGCCATGGGGTCTGCACCCCTCAGCGAGGCGCTGGTTCAAGAAGTAAAGAGTCTGTTTCCGGAGGCGGTTATCAGCAACGGCTACGGCACAACCGAAACGGGGCCCGCCCTGTTCGGTGCTCACCCCGACGGCATACCAACACCGGTGCAGTCTATCGGCTACCCGCTTGCTAAGGCCGGCTGGGATCTGCGCGACGGCAGCGACAAGAGCCAGGGTGTCCTCTGGGTCAAACATCCAATGACGGCCACAGGCTATCTGGGCGATGTGGCCCAGACCGAAGCGGCCTTTCGCGATGGCTGGTACTGCACCAAGGACCGGATGGTTCGTGACGAGGACGGATTTTTCTATTTCGACGGCCGCGCTGACGACATGTTTGTGTGTGCGGGCGAAAACATCTATCCCCAGGAGGTTGAGCGGCGAATGCTCCAGCATCCGGCCGTGAGGGACGTGGCCGTCGTGCCGGTGCCGGACGAGCTCAAGGGGTATCTGCCCGTCGCTTTTGTCGTGGCAGAAAACACGGACGAGGCCACACTTCGCGACCACGCGCTGCGCACAGGGCCGGCCTACGCGCACCCAAGAGCCGTCTATTTTCTTGATCAGCTGCCGCTCGGTTCGACCAACAAGGTGGATCGCCAGAAGCTGCAACGCCTGGCGGAGCAAACGTTCCAGCGATGA